gttacagacagtgagagggagagtcagagagagaggtcttctgtctgatggttcactccccagttggccgcagtggccggagctgcgccgattcaaagctgggagccaggagcttcttcctgatctcccatgcaggtgcaggggcccaaggacatgggccatcttctgctttcccaggccacagcagagttggattggaagtggagtatccgggacacaaactggtgcctgtatgggataccagcactggaggcagtggctttacctgccgtgccacagtgccagcccccccataCTTTCTCAGTGAGGTACAGCACCTGCCCTAGAAGAGAACTGGAAGCGAGTCAGTGGTTGGGAGATGTTTAATGGAGAAGGAGGCATTTAAGCTGCACCTTCACGATGGCTCCCATCTTGATAAGTGAAGCTAATTGTGACGGCATTGATGCTTATGTGGGAAAAACCAGTGCTGTGGATAGTGTATGATGATGGCAGGATGAAAGATAAAGTTGGAAAGAAGCAATAGAGCAAGGTCTTCTAAGTTCTTGACTGAGCTTTTGAATTTTCTTGGAAGACGGTAAGGTCTCGGGCAACATCTTGTCACTGCCACTCTGACAGTGGTGAGGGGAGGGTGTGGGCGGAGTTACGAGCTTGtgagtaactggattcctgcatTTGGAAGAAAAGTGAGTAACAGGAATGCCGTGCTGAGATGCACCCTCTTTCTTGCTTACGCATTTGCTGTGGAGTCTCTGACATTAGCTGTTGTGCTAGAGGCTTCCTttagatccttctctctctctctctctctcttttaaaatttatttgagaggcagaggaaaaggtCCTCcatcgctgcttcactccccaaatggctacaacagcaggagctgggccagtctgaagccaggagccaggaacttcttcagggtctcccacctgggtgcaggggcccaggtgggccatcccccgctgccctcccaagccgtaagcagagagctggatgggaagaggagcagcctagaaacaaaccagcgcccatatgagatgccggcgccacaggcagaggcttggcttCCTATGCCacaatcttttctctttttgcctttattttctgttgtttgttgGGAGATGGAAGTTGTGGGAAACACTGAAGAGCTTAGTAACAAAGCGTGTTTCGGTATAGCAAACAGGGTGAGAACTCAGGCTGTGTTTACCTAGACTGTGTTACCCATTAGCAGctcgtttctttctttctttttttttcttttttttttttttcaattttcttttacaAAGCCACCATAGtattgcttgaaaaaaaaaattgaagattcTCAGCTTCTAAAAACTTCTGAATTGGCAGACTTTTACTGTAAATTGATTGCTGTtgggggggccggtgccatggctcacttggttaatcctctgcctgtggtgccggcatcacttatgggcgccagattctagtcctggttgctgctcctccagtccagcgctctgctgtggcccgggagtgcagtggaggatcgcccaagtgcttgggccctgcaccccatgggagaccaggagaagcacctggctcctggctgtggatcagtgcagcgccggccgtagcggccatttggggggtgaaccaatggaaggaagacctttccgtctctctctctctctctaactctgcctatcaaattaaaataaatcaataaattaatcaataaataaattgctatttttgctttattttaattcttttagaaTTAAGTATACCaaattccaaaattattttattatgttttctgaTTGTTTTGTGATTTAGCAGTTGCTCCATTGTATTTCAGATGACAGTGTGGATCCTTTCTGGCCAGCACTCCATTGTTTCATGGTGATTCTGGATCGCCTTGGGTCCAAGGTCTGGGGTCAGCTGATTGATCCTATTGAGGCATTTCAAACCATTATCAACAACGAGAGCTACAAGAGAGAGATCCAGAACATACGGAACAGTTCTGTAAGGTTCGTTCATGTCAGGACCGAAGGAGGACTGTTGCACCTGACGTAACGaggagtttttctttctttcccttcattttagtaatttctgtttatttttaacattttaaggaCCAAGTTAGAACCGGAGTCGTATTTGGATGATATGGTGACTTGCAGCCAGATTGTATACAATTATAATCCTGAGAAGACTAAAAAGGTACAAAATACTTAAATCCAGCGGAGCTGTAGCCCTGTGTTGTGTAGCCGTGTTTGCTGCAGCTAGTGGAACTGCTGGCTGTATGCTCCGCACCTTTTCTGAATCTGCTGCTACATAAAGGCCTTGTGACCCACAGGCCGTTGTGCGTGGCGTGAGGCGCGGAGTCCGCACCTTGCACGTTTGGGAGGCGTCGTCTTCGGTGCATTTGGAGAATGTGGAAAGCGTGTGGGCACGGGAGGAGATAAGTGGCATGGGGAGAAAGCAGAGCCAGCTGGTGGAAGGAAGGccacagggtgtgagtgtggaGTAGATGGGCCTTCATCAGACTTTAACGTCAAGGCCAACAGATGTCTTTTTTTCCCTTGggaattatatatattaaaaagaacgtcaaaaaaagaaatagaaaagcttGAGAAGTGTATTTTCTTACACCTTGGAGGTAAACCTATAATGAATGGTGCTTGTTTATCTAAACGTcggtatttctttcattttaggaTGCAGGGTGGAGATCAGCCATCTGCCCAGATTATTGTCCGAACATGTATGAAGAAATGGAAACGTTAGCCAGTGTACTTCAGTCAGACATTGGTCAAGACATGCGTGTTCATAATAGCACGTTTCTGTGGTTCATACCTTTTGTTCAGTCCCTGATGGATCTGAAAGATTTGGGTGTGGCGTACATAGTGGAGGTTATCCACCATCTGCACTCTGAAGTCAAAGATGTCCTCAATCAAGCAGATGCTGTGTGTGACAAAGTCTCTGAGTTTTTTCTGCTGATTTTGGTGTCAGTGATTGAactgcacagaaataaaaagtgctTGCATTTGTTGTGGGTGAGTTCCCAGCAGTGGGTGGAAGCCGTCGTGAAGTGTGCCAAGCTCTCTACCACTGCGTTTGCACGGAGCTCTGAGAAGTCCTCTGGAAGTGGCTGCAAAGGAGCGGCCATGATCTCGTCGCTGTCGTTGCACTCGATGCCATCTAACTCTGTGCAGCTCGCTTGTGTGCAGCTGATCAGAAGTCTGCTCAAAGAAGGCTATCAGCTTGGGCAGCAGGCCCACTGTAAGCGGTTCTGGGACAAGCTTAATTTGTTCCTTCGGGGAAATTTATCTCTAGGTTGGCAGTTGACTAGTCAAGAAACCCATGAGTTACAAACGTGTTTAAAACAAATTATCAGGAACATAAAATCCAAAGTACCTCAGTGTAGCACTTTTGTGGATCTGACTCCTGCTTGTAAAATCCCTCCTGTGTCTTACAAAGACGAAAGTGACCAAATAGAGAAGAAACCTAAAAATGACACGCACTGTCTGGAAAATTGCAGTCCAACGTTTTCTAAAGACTCCGTGAAGGCTGATGCTCACCAGATGCAAGAGAGAGCATTGGTCCAGGCGGAAGAGGAGGGCGTGGAGCAGGATCGAGTGAAGGGTCGGAACCCAGGAGGCAACGTGTCCGCTGCGGCGTGCTCGGAGCCGAGCGGTGAAAGCCACGTCACTGAGAGGGCCCAGGGCCCGAGCGCAGCAGCTGCAGGGAAGCCGAGCTCCTCGTGCACACCGCAGAGTCGCAGGGCAGGAAGCGCTTCCGAAACCGGGTGTGACAGGGGACTGACGCCAGCGTGTGCTTTGACTGATTGTGGCAGTAGTTCTCTGGGGAAAGTGTCGTCTTCAAACGAGGAGTTCTCTTTCAAGGATGATCTTGGTAAAACCTCAAAACCaaaaaccaaggcacagagagatgaAATCTGTGCCAGGTTGTCACGGGTCATAAGGAAGCAGTACAGGAAGACCACCTGTGTCACTGATGCTGGCAGTTCAGAGGAGAACCCGGCTGTGTCTCACCCTGAGAGTTGCTATTCAAGGAAACATGTGGGAGTTCAGAAAGAGAACGGCTTCATACACAATCTGTCTCTAGATGCTAATGCTGTTCTAGATCCTAATGGAGAACTAAAGAAACAGTTGAAAGCTGAAGAGTTAGATATTTTCTCTTCCCACAAAAGCAGCTGTAAAAGACAGGAAGGTGGTGTTGATGGTAAGggtgtggtccctggggtagaCGTGAACAGTGCCTCAGTGAAGGAAACACGTGCACTTAGAGAGTCTGTGACTGTGCTGGACTCTAGAGACAAGGCCGTGAACATGGGCGTGGATCTGCTCTCGTGTAACTTGGCGAGACAAGAGGCGCCTGGCAGCAGTCCTCGCTCTGACACTTTAACAGATTCTCAGGTAGACAGAGACCTCCACAAACTCTCCTTAATGGCTCAAGCTAGTGTCATTAAGTTTCCATCCGATTCAGTGCATAAAAACTCATTCCAGCTACAAGGAAAAGTAAAAGATGATAATAAAAGGCATTTTAAAGCCAGCCAGGATAATGGTGAAGACCTCAGCTGTGGGCAGGTCATTGTTATTTCAGATtctgatgaagaagaagaaagaatccTGGATTttgagaaacacaagaaacagaaCCAAAAATGCCTTGGGAAAGTGCCTCCAGGGCAGCGAGCTGCGGTCGTTAATACTAACATGGAAAAAAAGCTAACAGAAGAGGAGATGGTGTCCCTCCTAGAGGCTGAAGACAGTGAGTCGCAGTTGTTTGAGTTTGAAAGCTCATCTGAAGTATATTCAGCTTGGCAAGATGGTAAGCCAGAGCCCAAGCCACATGGAAATGTACCCTCACCCAGTCCACGTGAAAATGTACCCTTTCCCAGTCCACGTGAAAACGTACCCTCTCCCAGTCCACGTGAAAACGTACCCTGTCCCAGTCCACGTGAAAATGTACCCTCTCCCAGTCCACGTGAAAACATACCCTCTCCCATTCCCCGTGGAAAGGTTCCTTCTCCCACTCTGACTGACATCACACCTGAGTGGTACTTTGACCGGAAGACGAGTGAGTCTGATGCGAACACTAAGAAAGTGGCCAAGGGCGTTGAAGAACGTGCGGAACCACAGAGCAGTAGTACTGCTGAGGAGGCCTGTGAGGTTGAAGTCAGACCGAAGAGAAAACGATTGGAAAAGCCTGGGGCCGAGGAGCCTGCTGGGCCTTCGTCTTCTGTGAGCAGTGCAGACCGGTCTGGGAACCGGAGAGAACTTCCTGGGAGTGCAGACGAGAGGAGCGTAGCTCCCGATTCCAGCGCTGACAGAGCCGCCACGGTTTCACCCAGGAAATCCCCCAAGCTGCGTACGTACTCAAAGCCCATCAGGAGAGTCCTGCCTTCGATAACGTCTAAGAAAACACCTTCAAGTGCCAGAAGAGGGCAGAATAAAAGTCTGAATTACCTAAGTTGTAGGACGACGCCTGCGATTGTGCCACCAAAGAAGTTTCGCCAGTGTCCTGAGCCGACTTCAACGGTTGAGAAGCTCGGTCTGAAAAAGGCCCCTCGAAAGGCTTTTGAGTTGTCCCAGCGAAGCTTGGACTATTTGGTTCAGTTACGTGACCACGGCAAAACTGTCGGAGTCGTCGATACACGGAAAAAGAGTAAATTAATTTCTCCTCAGACGCTTTCTGTGAGGAATAATAAGAAACTACTGATCAGTCAGGATGCTCAGCTGCGGAGGCAGGTGAGACCCAGGTCACGGCAAAATGCACACAGAGTCTTTGATTGTCCGACTGTGGCTGCTACCAGTCCAGAGCCGTGTGCGGCACAGGGGTCTGCGTCTGGGCCCGGCTCTGCTAGGTCAGATTGTAAGAAGGGTGGGGTGGAGGTGCTTGCCGACAGTCGTGGAAAGCAGTTCCTACAGTGCGTGCCCCCCGAACCAGAGGCCATAAAAGCACATTCTGTTTCTCGAGCGGCTGGTGACGCTGGTCTTTTGAACCAAAGTGATTCTGTGGTGTTAGATGGAAAAACACCAGCAACGGACTTGATTACTTCCACTTCAGAAGACCCGTTCCCTCGGGGTGGAGGTGGTTCCGCGGCTCGTCCTGCCGAGGGGGCAGCATTGACCGAGGCAGAGCCTGGGTCCGGCAGTGACACAGACGACGAGAGCTTATTTTTAACACAGAATGACCCTGAAGATATGGATCTGTGTTCACAAATGGAGACTTACAACGATAAACTAATTGAAGTAGGTCatgggaaggtggcagaggatGCTCTCGGTGGGCCTCAGTCGGGATATTTGCATGACACAAAGTGCAAGTACCAGGATTGTGTTGAGACCATGAAAAACGCTGGTGACTACTGCACGAGGCACTCGGAAGCTAAAGTTGCGGATGAAGATGTGTTTCGTAAGCCTGGCTTGCCTCTTTCTGCAGCCAAGCCTTTGCGACCTTCCACTACTAAGATTTTTAGCTCAAGTAGCACGTCGCGAATTGCTAATTTTTCCAGGTCCTTGGAGAATGCTTCAGCACTTACATCAGCTCTAAAGAATAAGTGCAGCGGGATGCAGTCTGTCCTGAAAGGACCACAGCCAGCTGCCCTGGTACCTCCGGAGCCGGGGGGCGAAGGGAAGGGTTTGTGCGCTGTTCTTCCTCAGCTCCCAGGTAATCCCAGCAGGCAGCGGCACACGCTGCCGTTTGGTGAAAGCAAGTCTCTCTTCTCCGCTTCCTCTCCAGTAAACGTCCCCTTGTCGTCACAGTCTATCTCTGACACCTTTGTTCAGGAGGTCCTAAAGTGGAAATACGACATGTTCTTGAACTTCGACCAGTGCGGGCCCCCGGCAAGCCTTTGTCAGTCCATCTCGCGACCTGTGCCCGTCAGATTTCAAGACTGTGgagattattttaatgtttttttccctttgatgaTGTTGAATACTTTTGAAACAGTAAGTACAGTTCACTTGTTTGTCTCTCGAGACTTCCCACGGCGGTGCTCTTTGTGACCATGGATGTTAAGGGTACAGTTGGAGTAATGAGCCTTTCTGATTTTATATTGAACAGACATTTGCGCCAGCCACACCGTTCTAGATGGTGGtgacacaccttttttttttttttttttttaagattgatttatttgaaaggcagccaggagcttcttcaagtctccctcgtgggtgtggGGCCCGatctcctgggccatcctccactgctctcccaggcatattagcaggcagctggattggaagtggagtagctaggacttgaaccagtgcctatatgggatgccagtgctgcaggccgaggctttaacttgctgagccacagcgctggaccctttttctgttcattttgatatctgtgcttttttttccccttaatatttatttatttcagagtcatAGCTATacacagagagcaggaggggcagagagagacagagagagagagagggagagggagggagaaggaggtcttccatctgctggttcactccccagttggccacaacagccagagctgtgccaatttgaagccaggaaccaggagcactACCTAACTCCACATTCCCACGCCCCCAGCACCCCATGGCCTATTATTAGCAGTCCCAactccccctcctcccatcccgcCCATCCCATGGCAACTACTCCACTTACTGTCTATACAGATCTGTCTACTCTGGCTAACACACATAAATGGAATCACGTAATATTtgaccaggtctcccatgcgggtgcaggggcccaagcacttgagccatcttctactgctttcccaggccatagtagagagctggctcaaaattggagcagccagaacttgaaccggcgcccatatgggatggcagcactggaggcagtgggtttacccactacgcctcagcaccggccctatACTGCCTTAATTCCTCTTTTCAGATGGCTGATGATTTCTGGTAGCTGAACAGTGGATTGGAGCATTATTCATAGTAGCCAAAATACGAACACAGCCTATTGTGGATCAGCTGattaatggataaacaaaatgtggtctaTCCATATGATATAACTCAGCCATACAAAGGAATGACGTTGGGTACATGTTCATTGATGAATGTTGAAAACATTAGGCGAAGTAAAACAAGTCAGTTACAGAAGGTCAAATATTACGTGATTGCATTTATGTGTAGACAGAGTAGACAGATCTGTGTAGACAGTAAGTGGAGTAGTAGTTGCCATGGGATGGgcgggatgggaggagggggagtTGGGACTGCTAATAATAGGCCATGGGGTGCTGGGGGCGTGGGAATGTGGAGTTAGGTAGTGCTGATAGTCACCCAGCACAGGAGACCCAGCCGTGGGACTCTGGTGTGTCCGGTGACGTGTGTGTCCTAACAGGGTCAACTTGAGAAGCAGCGGGTGAAGGAGGCTGTGGGACACAGGAGAGATTCTGATACATTTCTACAGAAGCGACCTAGGTGATCAGACCGTGGGAGTCAGATGGATGTGAGGGATGCCATAGCATGAGCTACCTCAActttaggtttattttttttcctttttaaaaaattaatttgaagatttattgtttgaaaggcagattgggGTAGGTGCTCTGGCatggggggtaaagccactgcctgcagtgccagcatcccacatgggcaccacttcaagtcccagctgctccacttctgatccagctctctgctatggctgggaaagcagcagaagatggcctaggtccttgggcccctgcactcgcatatgggaagacccagaagaagctcctggcttcagatcggtgcagctccagccgttgcagccatttggggagtgaaccagcagatagaagacctcatGCATGCTTGCTGGCTCcctcgctctttctctgcctctgcctctctctaactttcaaataaataaatcttaaaggcagagtttggccggcgccgtggctcaacaggctaatcctctgccttgcggcaccggcacaccaggttctagaaccagtcggggcgccggattctatcccagttgcccctcttccaggccagctctctgctatggcccgggaaggcagtggaggatggcccaagtccttgggccctgcacccgcatgggagaccaggagaagcacctggctcctggcttcggatcagtgcgatgcgccggccgtagcagccattggaaggtgaaccaacgacaaaaaggaagacctttctgtctgtctctctcactatccactctgcctgtcaaaaaaaaaaaaaaaaggcagagttagaaggaaaaacagaaattttcacccactggttcacgccccaaatggttgcaacagctagggctgggccaggctgaagccaggagcctggaacttcatctgggtctctcacagg
This DNA window, taken from Lepus europaeus isolate LE1 chromosome 12, mLepTim1.pri, whole genome shotgun sequence, encodes the following:
- the SETX gene encoding probable helicase senataxin isoform X4, producing MSTCCWCTPGGGSTVDFLKRYASRSLPSDFQTADEDLCYCLECVAEYHRAREELPSLHEVLWELETSRLINHFEKSMKAEIGEDDELYIVDDNGEAQLSDFTGQDFENKLRVPLLEILKYPYLLLHERVNELCVEALCRMEQANCSFQVFDKHPGIYLFLVHPNEMVRRWAILTARNLGKVDRDDYYDLQEVLTCLFKVIELGLLESPDIYTSSVLEKGKLILLPAHMYDTTNYKNYWLGICMLLTILEEQAMDSLLLGSDKQNDFMRSILHTMEGQSDDDSVDPFWPALHCFMVILDRLGSKVWGQLIDPIEAFQTIINNESYKREIQNIRNSSVRTKLEPESYLDDMVTCSQIVYNYNPEKTKKDAGWRSAICPDYCPNMYEEMETLASVLQSDIGQDMRVHNSTFLWFIPFVQSLMDLKDLGVAYIVEVIHHLHSEVKDVLNQADAVCDKVSEFFLLILVSVIELHRNKKCLHLLWVSSQQWVEAVVKCAKLSTTAFARSSEKSSGSGCKGAAMISSLSLHSMPSNSVQLACVQLIRSLLKEGYQLGQQAHCKRFWDKLNLFLRGNLSLGWQLTSQETHELQTCLKQIIRNIKSKVPQCSTFVDLTPACKIPPVSYKDESDQIEKKPKNDTHCLENCSPTFSKDSVKADAHQMQERALVQAEEEGVEQDRVKGRNPGGNVSAAACSEPSGESHVTERAQGPSAAAAGKPSSSCTPQSRRAGSASETGCDRGLTPACALTDCGSSSLGKVSSSNEEFSFKDDLGKTSKPKTKAQRDEICARLSRVIRKQYRKTTCVTDAGSSEENPAVSHPESCYSRKHVGVQKENGFIHNLSLDANAVLDPNGELKKQLKAEELDIFSSHKSSCKRQEGGVDGKGVVPGVDVNSASVKETRALRESVTVLDSRDKAVNMGVDLLSCNLARQEAPGSSPRSDTLTDSQVDRDLHKLSLMAQASVIKFPSDSVHKNSFQLQGKVKDDNKRHFKASQDNGEDLSCGQVIVISDSDEEEERILDFEKHKKQNQKCLGKVPPGQRAAVVNTNMEKKLTEEEMVSLLEAEDSESQLFEFESSSEVYSAWQDGKPEPKPHGNVPSPSPRENVPFPSPRENVPSPSPRENVPCPSPRENVPSPSPRENIPSPIPRGKVPSPTLTDITPEWYFDRKTSESDANTKKVAKGVEERAEPQSSSTAEEACEVEVRPKRKRLEKPGAEEPAGPSSSVSSADRSGNRRELPGSADERSVAPDSSADRAATVSPRKSPKLRTYSKPIRRVLPSITSKKTPSSARRGQNKSLNYLSCRTTPAIVPPKKFRQCPEPTSTVEKLGLKKAPRKAFELSQRSLDYLVQLRDHGKTVGVVDTRKKSKLISPQTLSVRNNKKLLISQDAQLRRQVRPRSRQNAHRVFDCPTVAATSPEPCAAQGSASGPGSARSDCKKGGVEVLADSRGKQFLQCVPPEPEAIKAHSVSRAAGDAGLLNQSDSVVLDGKTPATDLITSTSEDPFPRGGGGSAARPAEGAALTEAEPGSGSDTDDESLFLTQNDPEDMDLCSQMETYNDKLIEVGHGKVAEDALGGPQSGYLHDTKCKYQDCVETMKNAGDYCTRHSEAKVADEDVFRKPGLPLSAAKPLRPSTTKIFSSSSTSRIANFSRSLENASALTSALKNKCSGMQSVLKGPQPAALVPPEPGGEGKGLCAVLPQLPGNPSRQRHTLPFGESKSLFSASSPVNVPLSSQSISDTFVQEVLKWKYDMFLNFDQCGPPASLCQSISRPVPVRFQDCGDYFNVFFPLMMLNTFETVAQEWMNSPNKENFYQLHLRKFPADYKKYWEFVVYLEECELAKQLHPKENDLVFLVPERLNGEKRDAERSRVQDLCEYHCGYVHKFRRTSVMRNGKAECSLCIQTQENLPANLNELVRCVVISSLVTTQRKLKAMSLLSGGNQLARAVLNPEPMNFCAKDGLTTSSERILAHLKDFNEDQKKAIETAYSMVKHSPSVAKICLIHGPPGTGKSKTIVGLLYCLLTENQKKGHPGENFNAKIKQNRVLVCAPSNAAVDELMKKIILEFKEKCKDKKNPLGNCGDINLVRLGPEKSINNEVLRFSLDSQVNHRMKKDLPSHVQEMHRRKEILDRQLDELSRQRALCRGGREIQRQELDQEIVRVSKERQELASKIKELSALAWESSGRRPKCVGPPPMWETRRKLPAPGSRSAHLQPLRPFGE
- the SETX gene encoding probable helicase senataxin isoform X1, producing the protein MSTCCWCTPGGGSTVDFLKRYASRSLPSDFQTADEDLCYCLECVAEYHRAREELPSLHEVLWELETSRLINHFEKSMKAEIGEDDELYIVDDNGEAQLSDFTGQDFENKLRVPLLEILKYPYLLLHERVNELCVEALCRMEQANCSFQVFDKHPGIYLFLVHPNEMVRRWAILTARNLGKVDRDDYYDLQEVLTCLFKVIELGLLESPDIYTSSVLEKGKLILLPAHMYDTTNYKNYWLGICMLLTILEEQAMDSLLLGSDKQNDFMRSILHTMEGQSDDDSVDPFWPALHCFMVILDRLGSKVWGQLIDPIEAFQTIINNESYKREIQNIRNSSVRTKLEPESYLDDMVTCSQIVYNYNPEKTKKDAGWRSAICPDYCPNMYEEMETLASVLQSDIGQDMRVHNSTFLWFIPFVQSLMDLKDLGVAYIVEVIHHLHSEVKDVLNQADAVCDKVSEFFLLILVSVIELHRNKKCLHLLWVSSQQWVEAVVKCAKLSTTAFARSSEKSSGSGCKGAAMISSLSLHSMPSNSVQLACVQLIRSLLKEGYQLGQQAHCKRFWDKLNLFLRGNLSLGWQLTSQETHELQTCLKQIIRNIKSKVPQCSTFVDLTPACKIPPVSYKDESDQIEKKPKNDTHCLENCSPTFSKDSVKADAHQMQERALVQAEEEGVEQDRVKGRNPGGNVSAAACSEPSGESHVTERAQGPSAAAAGKPSSSCTPQSRRAGSASETGCDRGLTPACALTDCGSSSLGKVSSSNEEFSFKDDLGKTSKPKTKAQRDEICARLSRVIRKQYRKTTCVTDAGSSEENPAVSHPESCYSRKHVGVQKENGFIHNLSLDANAVLDPNGELKKQLKAEELDIFSSHKSSCKRQEGGVDGKGVVPGVDVNSASVKETRALRESVTVLDSRDKAVNMGVDLLSCNLARQEAPGSSPRSDTLTDSQVDRDLHKLSLMAQASVIKFPSDSVHKNSFQLQGKVKDDNKRHFKASQDNGEDLSCGQVIVISDSDEEEERILDFEKHKKQNQKCLGKVPPGQRAAVVNTNMEKKLTEEEMVSLLEAEDSESQLFEFESSSEVYSAWQDGKPEPKPHGNVPSPSPRENVPFPSPRENVPSPSPRENVPCPSPRENVPSPSPRENIPSPIPRGKVPSPTLTDITPEWYFDRKTSESDANTKKVAKGVEERAEPQSSSTAEEACEVEVRPKRKRLEKPGAEEPAGPSSSVSSADRSGNRRELPGSADERSVAPDSSADRAATVSPRKSPKLRTYSKPIRRVLPSITSKKTPSSARRGQNKSLNYLSCRTTPAIVPPKKFRQCPEPTSTVEKLGLKKAPRKAFELSQRSLDYLVQLRDHGKTVGVVDTRKKSKLISPQTLSVRNNKKLLISQDAQLRRQVRPRSRQNAHRVFDCPTVAATSPEPCAAQGSASGPGSARSDCKKGGVEVLADSRGKQFLQCVPPEPEAIKAHSVSRAAGDAGLLNQSDSVVLDGKTPATDLITSTSEDPFPRGGGGSAARPAEGAALTEAEPGSGSDTDDESLFLTQNDPEDMDLCSQMETYNDKLIEVGHGKVAEDALGGPQSGYLHDTKCKYQDCVETMKNAGDYCTRHSEAKVADEDVFRKPGLPLSAAKPLRPSTTKIFSSSSTSRIANFSRSLENASALTSALKNKCSGMQSVLKGPQPAALVPPEPGGEGKGLCAVLPQLPGNPSRQRHTLPFGESKSLFSASSPVNVPLSSQSISDTFVQEVLKWKYDMFLNFDQCGPPASLCQSISRPVPVRFQDCGDYFNVFFPLMMLNTFETVAQEWMNSPNKENFYQLHLRKFPADYKKYWEFVVYLEECELAKQLHPKENDLVFLVPERLNGEKRDAERSRVQDLCEYHCGYVHKFRRTSVMRNGKAECSLCIQTQENLPANLNELVRCVVISSLVTTQRKLKAMSLLSGGNQLARAVLNPEPMNFCAKDGLTTSSERILAHLKDFNEDQKKAIETAYSMVKHSPSVAKICLIHGPPGTGKSKTIVGLLYCLLTENQKKGHPGENFNAKIKQNRVLVCAPSNAAVDELMKKIILEFKEKCKDKKNPLGNCGDINLVRLGPEKSINNEVLRFSLDSQVNHRMKKDLPSHVQEMHRRKEILDRQLDELSRQRALCRGGREIQRQELDQEIVRVSKERQELASKIKEVQGRPQKTQNIIILESHVICCTLSTSGGLLLESAFRGQGGVPFSCVIVDEAGQSCEVETLTPLIHRCNKLILVGDPKQLPPTVISMAQEYGYDQSMMARFYKLLEENVERSRMGRLPVLQLTVQYRMHPDICLFPSNYVYNRSLKTNRLTETNRCSSDWPFQPYLVFDVGDGSERRDNDSYVNIQEIKLVMEIIKLIKDKRRDITFRNIGIITHYKAQKTMIQKDLDKEFDRKGPAEVDTVDAFQGRQKDCVIVTCVRANALQGSIGFLASLQRMNVTITRAKYSLFILGHLRTLMENQHWNQLIQDAQKRGAIVKTCDRSYRHDAMKILKLKPVLQRHLSHPPTTVPEVARPQGGLPSNRLDGGLAWTSFASSVCHTLSDVKENAVASTVPERQAVQDPPRDPRLLRRMCADAQGSFLREPQPPSPQHPGCTPPAGEPGCPVAPQDACGAGQQATARLATLSAQQPPGQGEPLAAGPDAAMSKRRWEARALSEGGQGRCYTWRDAGWDAWRPEGDSSSKKRKLWQ